The Desulfatiglans sp. genomic sequence TCATAATGTTGAGGGTAAATGATGGGATTGACCCCTGCCTGAGGAGGCCCTTTAGTATAAGCGGTACAGAGAAGGGAGGTGTTGTCAGGATACTTTACAAGGTAGTTGGAAAGGGGACTGTTATCCTCTCAAAAAAAATTGCAGGGGATAAGCTTTCTGTTCTGGGCCCCCTTGGAAAGGGTTTTGATATAGCCGGAAGGGCTGAACATCTCTTTATTGTTGCAGGTGGCATAGGCATAGCTCCCATGCTTTTTCTCTCACAGGCGGTTGATAAAAATGCGTTTACCTTTTTGGCCGGTTTCAGGAACTCGGATGAGATAATTGATCCTCTCTCTGCCGGTATAAAGCAGGATATCTCTATTGCCACAGATGACGGGTCAAGGGGTTATCATGGCAGGGTCACGGACCTTCTTGAGCAGGAGATTATTAAATGCAGGAACAATGCCCTTGCTATCTGTGCATGCGGCCCCCTTCCCATGCTGAAGGCGCTGAGCAATATATCAGGCAAATATAGAATACCCTGCAGGGTCTCCATGGAGACCTTTATGGCATGCGGTCTGGGGGCATGTCAGGGCTGTGTAATCAGATCAGCTTCTGCTTTGGATCAGATATCATACCACCATGTATGCAAGGATGGCCCTGTCTTTGATATCAATGAAATCGACTGGGAAAATATATGACCATAAACCCTGATATCTCTGTAGCTTTAGGCAGCCTGAAACTCAAGAGCCCTGTTATGACAGCATCCGGCACATTCGGTTACGGAAAGGAATTTGATGATCTCATTGATCTGAACCGGCTCGGGGCCATTGTTGTAAAGGGGATATCTTTAAGGCCCATGAAAGGTAATCCCCCTCCAAGGATTGTTGAAACACCGGCTGGCATGCTTAATGCCATTGGGCTTGCCAATATAGGCATAGAAGGCTTTCTTAAGGATAAACTTCCGTGGCTCAATACCCTGAACACAGAGGTTATAGTCAATATTTACGGGCACAGTATTAATGAATATGGTGAACTTGCATGCGCGTTCAAGGGGGTAAAAGGTGTCTCTGCCATTGAGGTGAATATCTCATGCCCCAATGTGGATAAGGGGGGGCTTGTGTTCGGGAAAGACCCAGAAATGTCAGCAAGGGTAACTGAGACCGCGGTAAAGAACACAGATAAACCTGTAATTGTAAAGCTTACCCCGAATGTCTCAGACATAACCCTGCTTGCAAAGGCAGTGGAACAGGCAGGCGCACATGCACTTTCTGTAATCAATACCCTTACAGGAATGGCAGTGGATATAAATACCAGGCGTCCAAGGCTTGGGAATGTATCAGGGGGCTTATCAGGGCCTGCCATAAAGCCGGTTGCCCTTTATATGGTCTATCAGGCTGCCCGTGCAGTAAAAATCCCTGTTATAGGGATTGGCGGTATATTGAATGCCACTGATGCCCTTGAGTTTATGATTGCAGGGGCCTCTGCGGTGCAGGTGGGGACAGCGAACTTTATTAATCCCAGGGCCTCTATCGAGATTATAGAGGGCATCAGAAACTACTGCATTGAAAAGGGCATTAACAAAATCGTTGATATTGTGGGAAGCCTTATAACAGCAAGGCAGGGCTAGTATTCATGCCGGATGAACTTGATAAAAAAATCATTAGCTTTCTTCAGAAGGATATACCTGTTCAGCCCATGCCCTATAAAATACTTGCTGATCAGCTCAGTGTTTCAGAGGATGAAATACTGAACCGGATCAGGGAAATGGTAGCTGGAGGGGTAATCAGGCGTCTGGGTGCAACCCTCTATCACCAGCAGGCAGGATTCAAGGCCAATGCAATGGTGGCATGGGTGATCGCGGAAAAAGAGATTGATGAAATCGGGCATATCATGGCCGGGTTCAAAGAGGTGACACACTGTTATCACCGGTGGCCTCAAAGGGATTGGCGATACAACCTCTTTACCATGATACACGGGGAATCCAGAGAAGAATGCCATGAGATAGCCCGCAAGATGTCGAAGCGGACAGGTGTTAAGGATTATTCCCTCCTCTTCAGCGA encodes the following:
- a CDS encoding dihydroorotate dehydrogenase; protein product: MTINPDISVALGSLKLKSPVMTASGTFGYGKEFDDLIDLNRLGAIVVKGISLRPMKGNPPPRIVETPAGMLNAIGLANIGIEGFLKDKLPWLNTLNTEVIVNIYGHSINEYGELACAFKGVKGVSAIEVNISCPNVDKGGLVFGKDPEMSARVTETAVKNTDKPVIVKLTPNVSDITLLAKAVEQAGAHALSVINTLTGMAVDINTRRPRLGNVSGGLSGPAIKPVALYMVYQAARAVKIPVIGIGGILNATDALEFMIAGASAVQVGTANFINPRASIEIIEGIRNYCIEKGINKIVDIVGSLITARQG
- a CDS encoding Lrp/AsnC family transcriptional regulator, with the protein product MPDELDKKIISFLQKDIPVQPMPYKILADQLSVSEDEILNRIREMVAGGVIRRLGATLYHQQAGFKANAMVAWVIAEKEIDEIGHIMAGFKEVTHCYHRWPQRDWRYNLFTMIHGESREECHEIARKMSKRTGVKDYSLLFSEKEFKKTSMEYY
- a CDS encoding dihydroorotate dehydrogenase electron transfer subunit — encoded protein: MIETYVKILSNTCITPGIFLLRFSSPELAAEAKPGQFIMLRVNDGIDPCLRRPFSISGTEKGGVVRILYKVVGKGTVILSKKIAGDKLSVLGPLGKGFDIAGRAEHLFIVAGGIGIAPMLFLSQAVDKNAFTFLAGFRNSDEIIDPLSAGIKQDISIATDDGSRGYHGRVTDLLEQEIIKCRNNALAICACGPLPMLKALSNISGKYRIPCRVSMETFMACGLGACQGCVIRSASALDQISYHHVCKDGPVFDINEIDWENI